The Pyxidicoccus xibeiensis genome contains the following window.
CATCACCCGGCTGGGGCGCTTCACGGAGCGGCGGGCGGATGCGCTCTCCGGCGGCATGTACAAGAAGCTGGCGCTGGCGTGCGCGCTGCTGCACCGGCCGCGCGTGCTGCTGCTGGACGAGCCCACCAACGGCGTGGACCCGGTGAGCCGCCGCGAGCTGTGGGAGCTGCTGTACACGCTGGTCCATGACGGCATGACGCTGGTGGTTTCCACCCCGTACATGGACGAGGCCGCGCGCTGCCACCGCGTGGGGCTGCTCTACGCGGGCGAGCTCATCGCGGAGGGCGACCCGCGCGCCCTGGCCCGCGAGCACGGCGCGGCGGCCTCCAACTTCGAGGCGGTGTTCCTGGCCCTCGTGGAGAAGCGCACCGGCGGGAGGGCCGCATGAGCACCGCCATCGAGGTGGAGCACCTGACGCGGCGCTTCGGCGCCTTCACCGCGGTGAACGACGTGAGCTTCACCGTGGGGGCCGGGGAGATCTTCGGCTACCTGGGCGCGAATGGCGCCGGCAAGTCCACCACCATCCGCATGCTGTGCGGGCTGCTGAAGCCCACGGGAGGCCACGCACGGGTGGCGGGCCATGACGTGGGCTCCGAGCCGGAGCGCGTGAAGGCCGGCATCGGCTACATGTCCCAGAAATTCTCCCTGTACCTGGACCTGACCGTCCGGGCGAACCTGGAGTTCTTCGCCTCGGCGTACGGCGCGCATGGCCTGGAGCTGGAGCGCCGCATCGGCGAGATGCTGGAGCGCATGCAGCTCACCTCCATCCAGGACGAGGTGACGGGCGCGCTGCCCGGAGGCATGCAGCAGCGCGTGGCGCTGGCCAGCGCGGTGCTGCACCGGCCGCGCATCGTCTTCCTGGACGAGCCCACCGCGGGCGTGGACCCGGTGCAGCGCCGCTCCTTCTGGGCGCTCATCCGCGAGCTGGCGGCGGGAGGCACCACCGTCTTCGTCACCACGCACTACATGGACGAGGCGGAGTACTGCGCGCGCATCGGCATCATGGTGGACGGGCGGCTGGTGGCGCTGGACACCCCCGACGGGCTGAAGCGCACGCACGCGCCCGGCCGGGTGCTGGAGGTGCGCGGCCCCCACCTGGCACCGGCGCTGGACGCGCTGCGCGGCGAGCCGGGGGTGCTGGACGTGAGCCGGTTCGGCTCGGGCGCCACGGTGCGGGTGGACCCGGAGCGGCTGCCCGTGGACGTGCTGGCCCGCTGGCTGAAGGCGCGCGGCGTGGACCCACTGGAGACGGAGGAGTCCGCGCCCACGCTGGACGACGTCTTCCTGGCGCTCACCGCCGGGGCGCAGCGAGGGGAGGACTGACGCGCCATGGCTTCTTCACACGCGGGTCGCACGCTGGGACGCATCCTCGCCATGGCGGGCAAGGAGGTGCTGCACATCCGCCGGGACATCCGGACGCTCTACCTGGCGCTGGCCATGCCGGTGCTGCTGCTGGTGCTGTTCGGCTTCGGCATCAGCTTCGACGTGGACCACCTGGGCCTGGCCGTGGTGGACCAGGACCGGACGGAGCAGTCGCGGGAGCTGGTGCGCCACGTGACGGCCTCCGAGGAGTTCATCCAGGAGTGGGAGGGCACCTCCCCGGAGGAGGCCCAGCGGGAGCTGCGCCGGGGACGCGCCATCGCCGTGCTGGTGGTGCCCCGGGGCTTCGCCGAGGACGTGGCGCGCGGCGGAGCCCGGGTGCAGCTGCTGGTGGACGGCTCGGATGGGAATACGGCCACGCAGGCGCTGGCCAAGGCCCAGGCGCTGGTGGACGCGGCGGGACGGAAGCTCGCGGGCGGTGAGGTGCGGGCGCCGCCGCTGGAGGTGAGCCTGCGCACGCTGTTCAACCCGGAGGGGCGCTCGGCGCTGTTCCTGGTGCCGGGGCTGGCGGCGTACCTGCTGGCCATCGTCGCGGTGCTCATCACCGCCCTGACTGTCGCGCGCGAGTGGGAGCGCGGCTCCATGGAGCAGCTCTTCGCCACGCCGGTAGGACGGCTGGAGATTGTCGTCGGCAAGCTGCTGCCGTACCTGGGCATCGGCCTGCTCCAGGTGCTCCTGGTGCTGACGGTGGGCGCGTGGGTCTTCGCCGTGCCGGTGCGGGGCAGCCTGGTGGCGCTGGGGCTGGGAGCGCTGCTGTTCCTGGTGGGCATGCTGGGCCAGGGGCTGCTCATCTCCGTGGTGACGCGCAACCAGGTGGTGGCCACGCAGGTGGCGACGATGACGTCCGTGCTGCCGTCCATGCTGCTGTCGGGCTTCATCTTCCCGTTGGAGAACCTGCCCCTGCCGCTGCGGGTCATCAGCACGCTGATTCCCGCGCGCTACTTCGTGGCCACGCTGCGCGGGGTGCTGCTGCGGGGCAACGGCCTGGACGTGCTGTGGCCGCAGCTGGTGGCGCTGACGCTGTTCGCGGCCTTGATGCTGACGGTGGCCACGCGCCGCTTCCAGCGGCGGCTGGACTGAAGGGAGGGCCGGGAGCATGCATCCGCTGATGGTGCAGTACCGCGCGGTGGTGGTGAAGGAGGTGCGCCAGACGGCGCGCGACAAGCGCGTGATGGCGCTGCTCACCCTGGTGCCGCTCATCCAGCTCTTCGTGCTGGGCTTCGCGGTGAACTTCGACGTGCGCCACGTGCCCACGGCGGTGGTGGACCGGGACAACTCGGTGGAGAGCCGAGAGCATGCGCGCACGCTGCTGGCCGGCGACACGCTGGACCTGAAGGCGGAGCTGCGCGACGAGCGCGCCGCGGAGGCGCTGGTGGAACAGGGCCAGGCCTCCGTCGCGCTGGTCTTCCCCCCGGACTTCGAGGAGGACGTGCTGCGGGGCAGCGGCGCGCGGGTGCAGGCGCTGGTGGATGGCTCCGACCCGGTGCGCTCGGGCGTGGCGGCGGACGCGGTGGCGCGGCACGCGGCGCAGCGGGCCCTGCAGTCCCTCCAGGCCCAGGCCGGCGCCCGGGGCGAGACGCCGCCCCGCCCGCCGGTGGAGCTGGTGCCTCGCGTCCTCTACAACCCGGAGCTGTCCACGTCGGTGTACGTGGTGCCGGGCATCGCGGCGATGCTGCTGCTCATCGTCACCACCATCATCATGGCCATGGGCCTGGCCCGCGAGCGGGAGAGCGGCACGCTGGAGCAGCTCCAGGTGACGCCGCTGCGGCCCGGGGTGCTGATGGCGGGCAAGGTGACGCCCTTCGTGCTGGTGGGGCTGGTGGACGTGGGGCTGGCGCTGAGCGTGGGCGCGTGGGTGTTCGGCGTGCCGCTGCGCGGGAGCCTGGCGCTGGTGGCGCTGGCCACCCTGCTCTACGTGCTGTCCACGCTGGGCGTGGGGCTGCTCATCGCCACCATGAGCCGCACCCAGCAGCAGGCCTTCGTCGGAGGCTTCCTCTTCCTGCTGCCGGCGGTGCTGCTGTCGGGCGTGATGACGCCGGTGCGGGCCATGCCGGACTGGCTGGCCTGGGTCACCTGGCTCAACCCGGTCCGCTACTACGTGGAGGTGCTGCGCGGCGTGCTGCTCAAGAGCGCGGGCCTGATGGACTTGTGGCCCCAGTTGGCGCTGCTCGCGCTCTTCGGGTTCATGGTGATGTCGGTGGCCGCGCACCGCTTCCGGAAGACCACGGCCTGAGCGCCGTCGTGCCTCAGGCGTGGAGGCTCTCGTGGCGGGCGAGCATCTCCACGAACTGGGCGATGCGCCGGGCCCGCGTCTCCGCCTTCTTCGCGGTGTGGACCCGCCACAGGATGGCGTAGCGGTTGGCCGAGTTCAGCGTGGCGAAGTACGCGGCCGCGCGCGGGTTGGCATCCAGGGCCGCCTTGAGGTCGTCGGGGACGACCACCTTGCTCGGCGAGTCGTAGGCCGCATCCCAGCGCCCGTCCTGCTTCGCGCTCTCCACCACCGCGAGCCCCGGCGGCTGCATCTTCCCCGCGGCGATGAGCGCCGCCACCTTGTCGCGGTTGATCTTGGACCAGACGCTCCGGGCGCCGCGCGGCGTGAACTTCTGGAGCCACCACGCGTCGTCGAAGCTGCCCTTCTGCCCGTCGATCCACCCCCACGCCAGCGCCACGTCGAGCGCCTCAGGGTAGGTGACCGACGCGATGCCCGT
Protein-coding sequences here:
- a CDS encoding ABC transporter permease; translation: MASSHAGRTLGRILAMAGKEVLHIRRDIRTLYLALAMPVLLLVLFGFGISFDVDHLGLAVVDQDRTEQSRELVRHVTASEEFIQEWEGTSPEEAQRELRRGRAIAVLVVPRGFAEDVARGGARVQLLVDGSDGNTATQALAKAQALVDAAGRKLAGGEVRAPPLEVSLRTLFNPEGRSALFLVPGLAAYLLAIVAVLITALTVAREWERGSMEQLFATPVGRLEIVVGKLLPYLGIGLLQVLLVLTVGAWVFAVPVRGSLVALGLGALLFLVGMLGQGLLISVVTRNQVVATQVATMTSVLPSMLLSGFIFPLENLPLPLRVISTLIPARYFVATLRGVLLRGNGLDVLWPQLVALTLFAALMLTVATRRFQRRLD
- a CDS encoding ABC transporter permease, which encodes MHPLMVQYRAVVVKEVRQTARDKRVMALLTLVPLIQLFVLGFAVNFDVRHVPTAVVDRDNSVESREHARTLLAGDTLDLKAELRDERAAEALVEQGQASVALVFPPDFEEDVLRGSGARVQALVDGSDPVRSGVAADAVARHAAQRALQSLQAQAGARGETPPRPPVELVPRVLYNPELSTSVYVVPGIAAMLLLIVTTIIMAMGLARERESGTLEQLQVTPLRPGVLMAGKVTPFVLVGLVDVGLALSVGAWVFGVPLRGSLALVALATLLYVLSTLGVGLLIATMSRTQQQAFVGGFLFLLPAVLLSGVMTPVRAMPDWLAWVTWLNPVRYYVEVLRGVLLKSAGLMDLWPQLALLALFGFMVMSVAAHRFRKTTA
- a CDS encoding ABC transporter ATP-binding protein encodes the protein MSAAPPEDTGADVALEDVRRSFGATRALKGVSLAVGRGEVYGLVGPDGAGKTTAIRLMAGLLRPDGGQVRMLGENPANPRSTVREGLGLVPQRNTLYGDLSVDENLHFFSRLFGLSREDFTQRRERLLDITRLGRFTERRADALSGGMYKKLALACALLHRPRVLLLDEPTNGVDPVSRRELWELLYTLVHDGMTLVVSTPYMDEAARCHRVGLLYAGELIAEGDPRALAREHGAAASNFEAVFLALVEKRTGGRAA
- a CDS encoding YdeI/OmpD-associated family protein → MSPAKKTVVKKAPAKNAVAKAPAVELPILPFESPKAWETWLAKHHASSRGVWLKLGKKGTGIASVTYPEALDVALAWGWIDGQKGSFDDAWWLQKFTPRGARSVWSKINRDKVAALIAAGKMQPPGLAVVESAKQDGRWDAAYDSPSKVVVPDDLKAALDANPRAAAYFATLNSANRYAILWRVHTAKKAETRARRIAQFVEMLARHESLHA
- a CDS encoding ABC transporter ATP-binding protein; this encodes MSTAIEVEHLTRRFGAFTAVNDVSFTVGAGEIFGYLGANGAGKSTTIRMLCGLLKPTGGHARVAGHDVGSEPERVKAGIGYMSQKFSLYLDLTVRANLEFFASAYGAHGLELERRIGEMLERMQLTSIQDEVTGALPGGMQQRVALASAVLHRPRIVFLDEPTAGVDPVQRRSFWALIRELAAGGTTVFVTTHYMDEAEYCARIGIMVDGRLVALDTPDGLKRTHAPGRVLEVRGPHLAPALDALRGEPGVLDVSRFGSGATVRVDPERLPVDVLARWLKARGVDPLETEESAPTLDDVFLALTAGAQRGED